One Paraburkholderia dioscoreae DNA segment encodes these proteins:
- a CDS encoding sensor domain-containing protein — MTPFLSKRLLINIAVVAAAVGANAFVAYTQICGQRDADARMLRSTSVRQNLDAYQSALDGGLAALGRFETSGESAPAGAATGMAATLTRLERDLRSELAGEPAMLDALAKLSADSHALQHDIDHALLRSADSGASASRAWAASTYTHLGLGLDRVEAALAALRGEENRALRASLAASASETQRAMFLLIVTMLAGSVLLIYTFGARENSAREKLRTVRALGRNDERFRGLFDDHPVPMYIVDRETLRFLAVNAAAIQQYGYSESEFLGMTVRAIRPKAEIPRLESHLQRSDATHHGRTMAGIWHHRRKDGSTISADISYHALNFMGRAAFFVLADDVTDQINAEAEAQRSNQMLEAVIDNIPQRIFWKDLESRYLGCNMAFARDAGLAYPEQVVGKSDADMPWRDFSSLLNDHDREVVSTGVPKMNFEVDLMIDGVHRTTVTSKLPFTDGEGRVIGVLGSYTDITERKRADLALRLQSRALDASVNAILITAPSPAGNLIEYVNPAFMRITGYDAAEAIGHDCRLLQRDDRDQEGVALIRQALAANREVSAVVRNYRKDGALFWNQLFIAPVPNQDGVITHHIGVINDVTDLMRYQEQLEYQANYDSLTRLPNRNLLRDRLQHALIVAQRQHKGVAVVFIDLDGFKNVNDSLGHSVGDRLLSVVAERLARCTRTSDTVARHGGDEFVIVMTDTVDEQSLIAWMERVRVSISEPVWLDGTELYVGCSMGASLFPQDGEDAETLMKKADLAMYRAKDMGRNTFQFYQPEMNASAGTRLNLERRLRRALRDNQFLLHYQPQVDIVSGQIVGTEALVRWRDPEVGLVPPSSFIPVAEESGLIGPLSEWVLREACRQNKAWQDEGLPPARVSVNLSARVFQQRDIAKLVMQVLDETGLEPQYLELELTESTIMRNAEEAVSMLNELHALGIGLAIDDFGTGYSSLSYLKRFPVDRLKIDRSFVSDIGVSGDDETITSAIIALAHSLKLQVIAEGVETSAQLDFLKERACDEMQGFYFAKPLSTDAISELLQGGVGRELATV; from the coding sequence ATGACTCCTTTTCTATCGAAGCGGCTGCTGATCAATATAGCGGTCGTCGCCGCGGCGGTCGGCGCGAACGCGTTCGTCGCCTACACGCAGATTTGCGGCCAACGCGATGCCGACGCGCGCATGCTGCGGTCCACGAGCGTGCGCCAGAACCTCGACGCCTACCAGTCGGCGCTCGACGGCGGCCTTGCCGCGCTCGGCCGCTTCGAGACGTCGGGCGAGTCCGCGCCGGCCGGCGCTGCGACCGGCATGGCCGCGACGCTCACGCGTCTGGAGCGCGACCTGCGCAGTGAACTTGCCGGCGAACCCGCCATGCTCGACGCGCTCGCCAAGCTGAGTGCGGACAGCCATGCGTTGCAACACGACATCGACCACGCGCTGCTAAGGAGCGCCGACTCCGGCGCGAGCGCCTCGCGCGCATGGGCGGCCTCGACCTACACCCATCTCGGGCTCGGCCTGGATCGCGTCGAAGCCGCGCTGGCCGCGCTGCGCGGCGAGGAGAACCGCGCCTTGCGGGCCTCGCTCGCGGCGTCGGCGAGCGAAACCCAGCGGGCGATGTTCCTGCTGATCGTGACGATGCTGGCCGGCAGCGTGCTGCTGATCTACACGTTCGGCGCCCGTGAAAACAGCGCGCGCGAGAAGCTGCGCACCGTCCGCGCGCTCGGCCGCAACGACGAACGTTTTCGCGGCCTGTTCGACGATCATCCGGTGCCGATGTATATCGTCGATCGCGAGACGCTGCGCTTTCTAGCCGTCAACGCGGCGGCGATCCAGCAATACGGCTATTCCGAAAGCGAATTTCTCGGCATGACGGTTCGCGCGATCCGGCCGAAAGCCGAAATCCCGCGTCTCGAATCGCATCTGCAGCGCAGCGACGCGACCCACCACGGCCGAACGATGGCGGGTATCTGGCATCATCGGCGCAAGGACGGCTCGACGATCAGTGCCGACATTTCGTATCACGCGCTGAACTTCATGGGCCGCGCCGCGTTTTTCGTGCTGGCCGACGACGTCACCGACCAGATCAACGCGGAAGCCGAAGCGCAGCGTTCGAACCAGATGCTCGAAGCGGTGATCGACAATATTCCGCAGCGCATTTTCTGGAAGGATCTGGAGTCGCGCTACCTCGGCTGCAACATGGCGTTCGCGCGCGATGCGGGACTCGCGTATCCCGAGCAGGTGGTGGGCAAGAGCGACGCCGACATGCCGTGGCGCGACTTCTCCAGTCTGCTGAACGACCACGACAGGGAAGTAGTGAGCACCGGCGTGCCGAAGATGAATTTCGAAGTCGATCTGATGATCGACGGCGTGCACCGCACCACGGTCACGAGCAAGCTGCCGTTCACCGACGGCGAGGGCCGCGTGATCGGCGTGCTCGGTTCGTACACGGATATCACCGAGCGCAAGCGCGCCGACCTTGCCTTGCGCCTGCAAAGCCGTGCGCTCGATGCGAGCGTCAACGCGATTCTGATCACCGCGCCGTCGCCGGCCGGCAACCTGATCGAGTACGTGAACCCGGCGTTCATGCGCATTACCGGCTACGACGCAGCCGAGGCGATCGGCCACGATTGCCGCCTGCTGCAGCGCGACGACCGCGACCAGGAAGGCGTCGCGCTGATCCGCCAGGCGCTCGCGGCGAACCGTGAAGTGAGCGCGGTGGTGCGCAACTATCGCAAGGACGGCGCGTTGTTCTGGAATCAGCTCTTCATCGCGCCGGTGCCGAATCAGGACGGCGTGATCACTCACCACATCGGCGTGATCAACGACGTGACCGATCTGATGCGCTATCAGGAACAGCTGGAATATCAGGCCAACTACGACAGCCTGACGCGTCTGCCGAACCGCAATCTGCTGCGCGACCGTCTGCAGCACGCGTTGATCGTCGCGCAACGGCAGCACAAGGGCGTCGCGGTCGTGTTCATCGATCTGGACGGTTTCAAGAACGTCAACGACAGCCTCGGCCACAGCGTGGGCGACCGGCTGCTGAGCGTGGTTGCCGAGCGCCTGGCACGTTGCACGCGCACGAGCGATACGGTGGCGCGGCATGGCGGCGACGAGTTCGTGATCGTGATGACCGATACCGTCGACGAACAGTCGTTGATCGCGTGGATGGAGCGCGTGCGCGTGTCGATCTCCGAACCGGTCTGGCTCGACGGCACCGAGCTGTACGTCGGCTGCAGCATGGGCGCGAGCCTCTTCCCGCAAGACGGCGAAGATGCCGAAACGCTGATGAAGAAGGCCGATCTCGCGATGTACCGCGCCAAGGACATGGGCCGCAATACGTTCCAGTTCTATCAGCCGGAAATGAATGCGAGCGCGGGCACGCGTCTGAATCTCGAGCGGCGCTTGCGCCGCGCGCTGCGCGACAACCAGTTCCTGCTGCACTACCAGCCGCAGGTGGATATTGTGAGCGGACAGATCGTCGGCACCGAAGCGCTGGTGCGCTGGCGCGATCCGGAAGTCGGACTGGTGCCGCCGTCGTCGTTCATTCCGGTCGCGGAAGAAAGCGGGCTGATCGGGCCACTCTCGGAGTGGGTGCTGCGCGAGGCGTGCCGCCAGAACAAGGCCTGGCAGGATGAAGGCTTGCCGCCGGCGCGCGTCTCGGTGAATCTGTCGGCGCGCGTGTTCCAGCAGCGCGATATCGCCAAGCTGGTCATGCAGGTGCTGGACGAGACCGGCCTCGAGCCGCAATACCTTGAACTCGAACTGACCGAAAGCACCATCATGCGCAACGCCGAAGAAGCCGTGTCGATGCTCAACGAACTGCACGCGCTCGGCATCGGCCTTGCCATCGACGACTTCGGCACCGGCTATTCAAGTCTCAGCTATCTGAAGCGCTTCCCGGTGGACCGCCTGAAGATCGACCGCTCGTTCGTCTCCGACATCGGCGTATCGGGCGACGACGAAACGATCACCTCGGCGATTATCGCGCTCGCGCACTCGCTGAAATTGCAGGTGATCGCCGAAGGCGTGGAGACGTCCGCGCAGCTCGACTTCCTGAAAGAGCGCGCCTGCGACGAGATGCAGGGCTTCTACTTCGCGAAGCCGTTGTCGACGGACGCGATTTCCGAACTGCTGCAGGGCGGCGTGGGGCGCGAACTGGCAACGGTGTGA
- a CDS encoding acyl-CoA dehydrogenase C-terminal domain-containing protein, whose translation MGQYAAPLRDMQFVLHELLNVEAEIRQMPKHADLDADTINAVLEEAGKFCSEVLFPLNHSGDQEGCTYAGDGVVTTPKGFKEAYAQYVEAGWPALGCDPEYGGQGLPAFVNNALYEMLNSANQAWTMYPGLSHGAYECLHAHGTPELQQRYLPKLVAGVWTGTMCLTEPHCGTDLGILRTKAEPNSDGSYAISGTKIFISSGEHDLAENIVHLVLARLPDAPKGTKGISLFIVPKFVPNEAGEPGERNGVKCGSIEHKMGIHGNATCVINLDNAKGWLVGEPNKGLNAMFVMMNAARLGVGMQSLGLTEVAYQNSLVYAKERLQMRSLTGPKAPEKAADPIIVHPDVRRMLLTQKAYAEGARAFSYWSALHIDKELSHADESVRKEAADLVALLTPILKAFLSDNAFEGTNHAMQIYGGHGFIAEWGMEQYVRDARINMIYEGTNAIQALDLLGRKILGDMGAKMKKFGKLVSDFVEAEGVKPEMQEFINPLADIGEKVQKLTMEIGMKAMQNPDEVGAAAVPYLRTVGHLVFSYFWARMARVALDKEASGDPFYKAKLATARFYFAKLLPETAMTIRQARAGSKSMMEVDEALF comes from the coding sequence ATGGGACAGTACGCCGCGCCGCTGCGCGACATGCAATTCGTGTTGCACGAACTGCTTAACGTCGAAGCCGAAATCAGGCAGATGCCGAAGCACGCGGATCTCGATGCCGACACGATCAACGCGGTCCTCGAAGAAGCCGGCAAGTTCTGCTCCGAAGTATTGTTCCCGCTCAACCACAGCGGCGATCAGGAAGGCTGCACGTACGCCGGCGACGGCGTCGTGACCACGCCGAAGGGCTTCAAGGAAGCCTATGCGCAATATGTCGAAGCCGGCTGGCCCGCACTGGGCTGCGACCCGGAATACGGCGGCCAGGGGCTGCCCGCGTTCGTCAACAACGCGCTGTATGAAATGCTGAACTCGGCAAATCAGGCGTGGACCATGTATCCCGGCCTCTCGCACGGCGCGTACGAATGTCTGCACGCACACGGCACGCCGGAGTTGCAGCAGCGCTATCTGCCGAAGCTCGTCGCCGGTGTCTGGACCGGCACGATGTGTCTGACCGAACCGCATTGCGGCACGGACCTGGGTATTCTGCGCACCAAGGCCGAACCGAACAGTGACGGCTCGTACGCGATCAGCGGCACGAAGATTTTCATCTCCAGCGGCGAACACGATCTCGCGGAGAACATCGTCCACCTGGTGCTTGCGCGTCTGCCGGATGCACCCAAGGGCACCAAGGGCATTTCGCTCTTCATCGTACCGAAGTTCGTACCGAACGAAGCGGGCGAACCGGGCGAGCGCAACGGCGTGAAGTGCGGCTCCATCGAACACAAGATGGGCATTCACGGCAACGCGACCTGCGTGATCAATCTCGACAACGCCAAGGGCTGGCTCGTCGGCGAGCCGAACAAGGGCTTGAACGCCATGTTCGTGATGATGAACGCCGCGCGTCTCGGCGTCGGCATGCAGAGCCTGGGCCTGACCGAAGTCGCGTATCAGAATTCGCTGGTGTACGCGAAAGAGCGTCTGCAGATGCGTTCGCTGACCGGCCCGAAGGCGCCGGAAAAGGCGGCCGATCCGATCATCGTGCATCCGGACGTGCGCCGCATGCTGCTCACGCAAAAAGCCTACGCCGAAGGCGCACGCGCTTTCTCGTACTGGTCGGCGCTGCATATCGACAAGGAACTGTCGCACGCTGACGAATCGGTGCGCAAGGAAGCCGCCGACCTCGTCGCGCTGCTCACGCCGATCCTGAAAGCGTTCCTGTCGGACAACGCGTTCGAAGGCACCAATCACGCCATGCAGATCTACGGCGGCCACGGCTTCATCGCCGAATGGGGCATGGAGCAGTACGTGCGCGACGCGCGCATCAACATGATCTACGAAGGCACCAACGCGATCCAGGCGCTCGACCTGCTCGGCCGCAAGATCCTCGGCGACATGGGCGCGAAGATGAAGAAGTTCGGCAAGCTGGTGTCCGATTTCGTCGAAGCCGAAGGCGTGAAGCCGGAAATGCAGGAGTTCATCAACCCGCTCGCCGACATCGGTGAAAAGGTGCAGAAGCTGACGATGGAAATCGGCATGAAGGCCATGCAGAACCCGGACGAAGTCGGCGCTGCGGCGGTGCCGTATCTGCGCACCGTCGGCCACCTGGTGTTCTCGTACTTCTGGGCCCGCATGGCACGCGTCGCGCTCGATAAGGAAGCCTCGGGCGATCCGTTCTACAAGGCGAAGCTCGCAACGGCTCGCTTCTACTTTGCGAAGCTGCTGCCGGAAACGGCCATGACGATCCGTCAGGCCCGCGCCGGCTCGAAGTCGATGATGGAAGTCGACGAAGCGCTGTTCTAA
- a CDS encoding acetyl-CoA C-acyltransferase, with product MAKQLQDAYIVAASRTPIGKAPRGMFKNTRPDELLVHAIRSAVAQVPGLDTKVIEDAIIGCAIPEAEQGLNVARMGALLAGLPNTVGGVTVNRFCASGLTALAMAADRIRVGESDAMIAGGCESMSMVPMMGNKPSMSPHIFDRSEDIGIAYGMGLTAEKVAERWKISREAQDAFSVESHRRAVAAQQAGEFNDEIAAYTITERFPDLATGEVRVKTREVSLDEGPRAETSLEGLAKLRAVFANKGSVTAGNSSQTSDGAGALIVVSEKMLKEFNLTPLARFVSFAVRGVPPEIMGIGPKEAIPAALKAAGLKIDDLDWIELNEAFAAQSLAVIQDLGLDPAKINPLGGAIALGHPLGATGAIRASTVVHGLRRRNYKYGMVTMCVGTGMGAAGIIERL from the coding sequence ATGGCAAAGCAATTGCAAGACGCATACATCGTCGCCGCGAGCCGCACGCCGATCGGCAAGGCGCCGCGCGGGATGTTCAAGAACACGCGCCCGGACGAACTGCTGGTCCACGCGATCAGGTCGGCCGTGGCGCAAGTGCCAGGTCTCGACACCAAGGTGATCGAAGACGCGATCATCGGCTGCGCGATTCCGGAAGCGGAACAAGGCCTCAACGTGGCGCGCATGGGCGCGCTGCTGGCCGGCCTGCCGAATACCGTCGGCGGCGTGACGGTGAACCGCTTCTGCGCGTCGGGCCTGACGGCGCTGGCGATGGCGGCGGACCGCATCCGCGTCGGCGAGTCGGACGCGATGATCGCGGGCGGCTGTGAATCCATGAGCATGGTCCCGATGATGGGCAACAAGCCGTCCATGTCGCCGCATATCTTCGATCGCAGTGAAGACATCGGCATCGCTTACGGCATGGGCCTGACGGCCGAAAAGGTCGCCGAGCGCTGGAAGATCAGCCGCGAAGCGCAGGACGCATTCTCGGTCGAATCGCACCGCCGCGCCGTCGCCGCACAGCAAGCCGGCGAGTTCAACGACGAAATCGCCGCGTACACGATCACCGAGCGCTTCCCCGATCTCGCCACCGGCGAAGTCCGCGTGAAGACCCGCGAAGTCTCGCTCGACGAAGGTCCGCGCGCGGAAACCTCGCTCGAAGGTCTCGCCAAACTGCGCGCAGTGTTCGCGAACAAGGGTTCGGTGACGGCGGGCAACAGCTCGCAGACCTCGGACGGCGCGGGCGCGCTGATCGTGGTGTCGGAAAAGATGTTGAAGGAATTCAACCTGACGCCGCTCGCGCGTTTCGTCAGCTTCGCCGTGCGCGGCGTGCCGCCGGAGATCATGGGCATCGGTCCGAAGGAAGCGATTCCGGCCGCGCTGAAGGCCGCCGGCCTGAAGATCGACGACCTCGACTGGATCGAGCTGAACGAAGCGTTCGCCGCGCAATCGCTGGCGGTGATTCAGGATCTCGGTCTCGATCCGGCGAAGATCAACCCGCTCGGCGGCGCGATCGCCCTCGGCCACCCGCTGGGTGCGACGGGCGCGATTCGTGCGTCGACCGTGGTGCATGGCTTGCGCCGCCGTAACTACAAGTACGGCATGGTGACGATGTGCGTCGGCACGGGGATGGGCGCAGCGGGCATCATCGAGCGCCTGTGA
- a CDS encoding enoyl-CoA hydratase, with amino-acid sequence MTMDILVERADGVLTIAFNRPDKKNAITAAMYQTMADALVQAQGDAAVRAILIRGGAGIFSAGNDLEDFMKTPPMGENAPVFQFLRAISSAEKPVVASVAGPAVGIGTTLLLHCDLVYAADTASFSLPFAQLGLCPEAASSLLLQRVGGYQAAAEKLLLGEAFDAAEAQRMGFVNRVLPAAEVDAFAASQAAKLAALPASSLRVTKSLMKRASHQELQTQISEEAVHFGKMLLAPEAREAFKAFFEKRKPDFRQFD; translated from the coding sequence ATGACAATGGATATTCTGGTCGAGCGCGCCGACGGCGTGCTGACGATTGCCTTCAACCGGCCCGACAAGAAAAACGCGATCACGGCCGCGATGTACCAGACGATGGCCGACGCGCTGGTTCAAGCGCAAGGCGACGCGGCGGTACGGGCGATCCTGATTCGCGGCGGCGCGGGTATTTTCAGCGCCGGCAACGATCTCGAAGATTTTATGAAGACGCCGCCGATGGGCGAAAACGCGCCGGTGTTTCAGTTCCTGCGCGCGATCAGTTCGGCGGAGAAGCCGGTGGTGGCGTCGGTGGCGGGGCCGGCGGTGGGCATCGGCACGACCTTGCTGCTGCATTGCGATCTGGTCTACGCGGCCGACACGGCGAGCTTCTCGCTGCCGTTCGCGCAGCTCGGCTTGTGCCCGGAAGCGGCGTCGAGCCTGCTGTTGCAGCGGGTGGGCGGCTATCAGGCGGCGGCGGAGAAGCTGCTGCTCGGCGAAGCGTTCGACGCCGCCGAGGCGCAGCGCATGGGCTTCGTGAATCGCGTGCTGCCCGCCGCCGAGGTGGATGCGTTCGCCGCTTCGCAAGCCGCGAAGCTGGCAGCGCTGCCGGCCTCGTCGCTGCGTGTGACGAAAAGCCTCATGAAGCGCGCGAGCCACCAGGAACTGCAAACGCAGATATCGGAAGAAGCCGTGCATTTCGGCAAGATGCTGCTCGCGCCGGAAGCCCGCGAGGCGTTCAAGGCATTCTTCGAGAAGCGCAAGCCTGACTTCAGGCAGTTCGACTGA
- a CDS encoding 3-hydroxyacyl-CoA dehydrogenase/enoyl-CoA hydratase family protein yields the protein MSNLIIRKVAVLGAGVMGAQIAAHLINAKVPVLLFDLPAKEGPKNAIALKAIENLKKLSPAPFGVKDDAQYIQPANYDDDIEKLAECDLVIEAIAERMDWKHDLYKKVAPHLAPNAIFATNTSGLSITALSEGFSDELKARFCGVHFFNPPRYMHLVELIPTATTRPEILDQLESFLTSVVGKGVVRAKDTPNFIANRVGIFSILAVVTEAAKFGLRFDEVDDLTGARLGRAKSATFRTADVVGLDTMAHVIKTMQDTLKDDPFYPVYETPAVLAELVKKGALGQKTGGGFYKKEGKAIKVLDSKTGEYVDGGAKADELVGRILKRPPAERLKLLRESEHPQAQFLWAIFRDVYHYIGVHLESIADNARDVDLAIRWGFGWNEGPFEGWQTAGWKQVAEWVQEDIAAGKALSNVPLPSWVLEGPVAEKGGVHTNEGSWSPASNTFVPRSSLSVYDRQVFRAPLVGETAADPKTYGKTLFETDAVRAWVDDRAGENDVLIVSFKSKMNTIGPSVIDGLTQAIELAEKDYKGLVVWQPTSLKLGTPGGPFSAGANLEEAMPAFMMGGAKGIEPFVKKFQQGMLRVKYASVPVISAVSGIALGGGCELALHSAKRVAHIESYLGLVEVGVGLVPAGGGLKEAALRAAEAATQVGATNDLLKFVQKSFENAAMAKVSASALDARAMGYLKPSDTIVFNVFELLDVAKKEARALSAAGYRPPLRVTQVPVAGRSAIATIKASLVNMRDGRFISEHDFLIASRIAEAVCGGDVEAGSLVDEEWLLQLERRAFVDLLGTQKTQERIMGMLQTGKPVRN from the coding sequence GTGAGCAATCTGATCATTCGCAAGGTAGCCGTGCTCGGCGCCGGCGTGATGGGCGCGCAGATCGCCGCGCACCTGATCAACGCCAAGGTGCCCGTGCTGCTGTTCGATCTGCCTGCCAAAGAAGGCCCGAAGAACGCGATCGCGTTGAAGGCGATCGAGAATCTGAAGAAGCTGTCGCCGGCGCCGTTCGGCGTGAAGGACGACGCGCAATACATCCAGCCCGCGAACTACGACGACGACATCGAAAAGCTCGCCGAATGCGACCTCGTGATCGAAGCGATCGCCGAGCGCATGGACTGGAAGCACGACCTTTACAAGAAAGTCGCGCCGCATCTCGCGCCGAACGCGATTTTCGCGACCAACACGTCGGGTCTGTCGATCACGGCGCTCTCGGAAGGTTTCTCTGACGAACTGAAAGCGCGCTTTTGCGGCGTGCACTTCTTCAATCCGCCGCGCTACATGCATCTGGTCGAACTGATCCCGACCGCGACCACGCGCCCGGAAATTCTCGATCAACTCGAGTCGTTCCTGACCAGCGTGGTCGGCAAGGGTGTCGTGCGTGCGAAAGACACGCCGAACTTCATCGCCAATCGCGTGGGGATTTTCTCGATTCTCGCCGTCGTCACTGAAGCCGCGAAATTCGGCCTGCGTTTCGACGAAGTGGACGACCTGACCGGCGCACGTCTGGGCCGCGCGAAGTCGGCCACGTTCCGCACGGCGGACGTGGTCGGTCTCGACACGATGGCGCACGTCATCAAGACGATGCAGGACACGCTGAAAGACGACCCGTTCTATCCGGTCTACGAAACGCCTGCCGTGCTGGCCGAGCTGGTGAAGAAGGGCGCGCTGGGTCAGAAGACCGGCGGCGGCTTCTACAAGAAGGAAGGCAAGGCGATCAAGGTGCTCGACTCGAAGACCGGCGAGTACGTGGACGGCGGCGCGAAGGCGGACGAACTTGTCGGCCGCATTCTGAAGCGCCCGCCGGCTGAGCGTCTGAAGCTGCTGCGCGAATCCGAGCATCCGCAGGCTCAGTTCCTGTGGGCGATTTTCCGCGACGTGTATCACTACATCGGCGTGCATCTGGAATCGATCGCCGACAACGCGCGCGACGTCGATCTGGCGATCCGCTGGGGCTTCGGCTGGAACGAAGGCCCGTTCGAAGGCTGGCAGACGGCCGGCTGGAAGCAGGTCGCCGAGTGGGTGCAGGAAGACATCGCGGCCGGCAAGGCGCTCTCGAACGTGCCGCTGCCGTCGTGGGTGCTGGAGGGACCGGTGGCCGAGAAGGGCGGCGTGCATACGAACGAAGGTTCGTGGTCGCCGGCTTCGAATACGTTCGTGCCGCGCTCGTCGCTGTCGGTCTACGACAGGCAGGTGTTCCGTGCGCCGCTGGTCGGCGAAACCGCGGCTGATCCGAAGACCTACGGTAAGACGTTGTTCGAAACCGACGCCGTGCGCGCATGGGTCGACGATCGCGCCGGCGAGAACGACGTACTGATCGTGTCGTTCAAGAGCAAGATGAACACGATCGGACCGTCGGTGATCGACGGTCTCACGCAGGCGATCGAACTGGCCGAAAAGGACTACAAGGGTCTGGTGGTATGGCAGCCGACGTCGCTGAAACTCGGCACGCCGGGCGGCCCGTTCTCCGCGGGCGCCAACCTCGAAGAAGCGATGCCGGCCTTCATGATGGGCGGCGCGAAGGGCATTGAGCCATTCGTGAAGAAATTCCAGCAAGGCATGCTGCGCGTGAAGTACGCGAGCGTGCCGGTGATCTCGGCCGTGTCGGGCATCGCGCTCGGCGGTGGTTGCGAACTGGCGCTGCATAGCGCGAAGCGGGTCGCGCACATCGAAAGCTATCTCGGTCTGGTGGAAGTCGGCGTGGGTCTCGTGCCGGCGGGCGGCGGCCTGAAGGAAGCGGCATTGCGCGCGGCGGAAGCGGCGACCCAAGTGGGCGCGACCAACGACCTGCTGAAGTTCGTGCAGAAGTCGTTCGAAAACGCGGCGATGGCCAAGGTCTCGGCCTCCGCGCTCGACGCTCGTGCGATGGGCTACCTGAAGCCGTCCGACACGATCGTCTTCAACGTGTTCGAACTGCTCGACGTCGCGAAGAAGGAAGCGCGCGCGTTGTCGGCGGCGGGTTATCGTCCGCCGCTGCGTGTGACGCAGGTGCCGGTGGCTGGGCGTTCGGCGATTGCGACCATCAAGGCGTCGCTCGTCAACATGCGCGACGGCCGTTTCATCAGCGAGCACGATTTCCTGATCGCAAGCCGTATCGCGGAAGCGGTGTGCGGCGGTGATGTGGAAGCGGGCAGTCTGGTCGATGAAGAGTGGCTGCTGCAACTCGAGCGTCGTGCGTTCGTCGATCTGCTCGGCACGCAAAAGACGCAGGAACGGATCATGGGCATGCTGCAAACCGGCAAGCCGGTGCGTAACTGA
- the fdhD gene encoding formate dehydrogenase accessory sulfurtransferase FdhD translates to MNELETAGQPGAVERQVRRHRGAEVETVTDHVGQEWPVALVFNGISHAVMMCTPRDLEAFAVGFAISEGIVERGSDIQDIEVELHDDDQLPHAEVQLQVVQQAFVALKEKRRALAGRTGCGVCGIESIDLLDLEPERVPDTGFLQRLAPDAIARAARELPEHQALTRLTGGLHAAAWCDAAGAIRYAFEDVGRHNALDKLIGQLVLDRVDTQEGFVFLSSRASYELVRKAARVGVPMVATISAPSSLAIAIARKAGVRLVSFCREKSYVDYDTLQPAQL, encoded by the coding sequence TTGAACGAACTGGAAACAGCCGGGCAGCCGGGCGCGGTGGAGCGCCAGGTGCGCCGGCATCGCGGCGCGGAGGTCGAAACCGTCACCGACCACGTCGGTCAGGAATGGCCGGTGGCGCTCGTCTTCAACGGCATTTCGCACGCGGTGATGATGTGCACGCCGCGCGATCTGGAAGCATTCGCGGTCGGATTCGCCATTTCCGAGGGGATCGTGGAGCGCGGCAGCGACATTCAGGATATCGAGGTCGAACTGCATGACGACGACCAATTGCCGCACGCCGAAGTGCAGCTACAGGTGGTGCAGCAGGCATTCGTCGCACTCAAGGAAAAGCGCCGCGCGCTTGCCGGGCGCACCGGTTGCGGCGTGTGCGGCATCGAAAGCATCGATCTGCTGGATCTGGAACCCGAACGTGTGCCGGACACCGGCTTTCTGCAACGGCTCGCGCCGGACGCGATCGCGCGCGCCGCCCGCGAGTTGCCCGAGCATCAGGCGTTGACGCGGCTGACCGGCGGTTTGCACGCCGCCGCATGGTGCGACGCGGCGGGCGCGATCCGCTACGCGTTCGAGGACGTGGGTCGCCACAACGCGCTCGACAAGCTGATCGGCCAGCTCGTGCTCGATCGCGTGGACACCCAAGAGGGTTTCGTGTTTCTGTCGAGCCGCGCCAGCTACGAGCTGGTGCGCAAGGCCGCGCGCGTCGGCGTGCCGATGGTCGCCACGATCTCGGCGCCGTCTTCGCTGGCTATTGCGATTGCCCGCAAAGCAGGCGTGCGGCTGGTGAGCTTCTGCCGCGAAAAGAGCTACGTCGACTACGACACGTTGCAGCCGGCGCAGCTTTGA
- a CDS encoding nitrate reductase associated protein gives MGLNEAPLLFNFEVESSENFTFIPMSVRFNLDRFGLRISLQQWQQLPLEDRKLLARFPVEEDAEIEPNFDHALFEMLRTHANVEPEWFTPEEAPAWRRTDSVPEGIAHQAQLAGIAAPGVARWAELAPFKRYVLAKLSRKPEANHDFVPAMKEFGAVG, from the coding sequence ATGGGACTCAACGAAGCGCCGCTTCTGTTCAACTTCGAGGTCGAGTCTTCGGAGAATTTCACGTTTATCCCGATGTCGGTGCGCTTCAACCTCGACCGGTTCGGGCTGCGCATCTCGCTCCAGCAATGGCAGCAACTGCCGCTCGAAGACCGCAAGCTGCTGGCGCGCTTCCCCGTCGAGGAAGACGCGGAAATCGAGCCGAACTTCGATCATGCCCTGTTCGAAATGCTGCGCACCCACGCGAACGTCGAGCCGGAGTGGTTCACGCCCGAGGAAGCGCCGGCCTGGCGTCGCACGGATAGCGTGCCGGAGGGCATCGCGCATCAGGCGCAACTGGCCGGCATCGCCGCGCCGGGCGTGGCCCGCTGGGCCGAACTGGCGCCGTTCAAGCGCTACGTGCTCGCCAAGCTGTCGCGCAAGCCGGAGGCCAACCACGACTTCGTCCCGGCCATGAAGGAGTTCGGTGCGGTCGGTTAG